In Gymnogyps californianus isolate 813 chromosome 1, ASM1813914v2, whole genome shotgun sequence, the following are encoded in one genomic region:
- the QTRT2 gene encoding queuine tRNA-ribosyltransferase accessory subunit 2 — MKVKLCGAGGGRLGTLAGLGRSGAAALALPGCLLYTRTGSAPHLTRDTLQAVGGVPAVAQLTLPALAELHDVLEEYKEGAAKFIGMPNAVLYCSLHDPVTPCPSGYNTNKTVSLWGNSGRMEMTASKFMDIQRAIQPDWFQCISDGDTISGEVGRKRAKKSVDRSLSFLDVCLQLLEKSPELQGSVMFGAIEGGDILEERLRSARETAKRPVGGFLLDGFQGCAMAKETKLKLIAAVTAELPEDKPRIIHGVGKPDEVLECIERGVDVFESFFPFQVTERGCALVFSYDCHPDPEAAVLKQNGAQDLEKNDAEEDQDEISKADPEMTPFEIFLKDKRYQDDFGPLLEGCTCYCCQRHTRAYVHHLLVTNELLAGVLLMMHNFQHYFSFFSAIRDALRDHKLDQLKKLVFRQALQGPANAKPGQ, encoded by the exons ATGAAGGTGAAGCTGTgcggagcgggcggcgggcggctggGGACGCTGGCGGGCCTGGGCAggagcggggccgccgcccTGGCGCTGCCGGGCTGCCTGCTCTACACGCGGACCGGTTCGGCGCCCCACCTCACCCGCGACACCCTGCAGGCGGTCGGCGGCGTCCCCGCCGTGGCACAGCTcaccctgccagccct GGCAGAACTTCATGATGTCCTGGAAGAATATAAAGAAGGAGCTGCAAAATTTATAG GTATGCCAAATGCAGTGTTGTACTGCTCCCTTCATGACCCGGTCACTCCCTGTCCATCTGGCTACAACACTAACAAG ACAGTGTCCCTGTGGGGAAACTCAGGGCGCATGGAAATGACAGCTTCCAAATTCATGGACATACAGCGGGCCATCCAGCCAGACTGGTTCCAGTGCATCTCTGATGGAGACACCATTTCTGGGGAAGTTGGTAGAAAAAGGGCCAAGAAGTCTGTGGATAGGTCACTTTCATTCCTGGATGTATGCCTTCAGCTGCTAGAAAAATCACCG GAACTACAAGGAAGTGTAATGTTTGGGGCAATTGAAGGTGGAGATATCTTGGAAGAGAGGCTCAGATCAGCCAGGGAGACTGCCAAGCGACCTGTGGGTGGCTTTCTGCTAGATGGCTTCCAGGGATGTGCCATGGCCAAGGAGACCAAGTTGAAACTGATAGCTGCTgtcacagcagagctgccagaGGATAAACCAAG AATCATCCATGGTGTAGGCAAACCAGATGAGGTGCTTGAGTGCATTGAAAGGGGAGTGGACGTTTTTGAGAGCTTCTTTCCCTTCCAAGTGACAGAGCGAGGCTGTGCCTTGGTTTTCAGTTATGACTGCCATCCAGATCCTGAAGCAGCAG ttttaaaacaaaatggcGCCCAGGACCTGGAGAAGAATGATGCTGAAGAAGACCAGGATGAAATCTCCAAAGCTGACCCAGAAATGACACCATTTGAGATATTTCTGAAGGACAAAAG ATACCAAGATGATTTTGGTCCTTTGCTGGAAGGATGCACCTGTTACTGTTGTCAGAGGCATACTCGCGCCTATGTCCATCACCTCCTCGTGACCAATGAGCTGTTGGCCGGTGTCCTGCTCATGATGCACAACTTCCAGCACtacttcagtttcttcagtgCCATACGGGATGCCTTAAGAGACCATAAACTGGATCAGCTGAAAAAGCTTGTCTTCAGGCAGGCGCTTCAAGGCCCAGCAAATGCAAAGCCAGGCCAGTGA